The following proteins come from a genomic window of Ornithinimicrobium cryptoxanthini:
- a CDS encoding DUF6361 family protein — MPSKLAWVDYSSAHRDEMDRLLDAFRDRGTVDELGIGTVRDTFSELLFPGTSTLHTRARYLLFVPWVVTSITSRRLPADRAGREMRQQEVRLIESLRAGDLDGGVIGRDARANLARMPSVVYWGALAAYDIKRCGHTIEQHLRYAGERPLASVDEDDDPQHVRHVDPCFRQVPVPPDNWLKTTDFTLNRHEAEFLRDRINDTCRNRYLGWLVQHGITGDPGIPWDDTLVVGLPPELLRGLAHAHRFSVLHEGGPILYNLLLARDKSWADGVDRYTELFLAWASYEETRQAAGTWDGEDFWRCLSQARWRLNTSTRAYVDTWVGLVREGRDLTSDPAAEKLIRDRELRLKGRRSRFVNADALEAWEGGNGMGRMLYRWSETKQLVRDIHQGLERADA; from the coding sequence ATGCCGTCGAAGCTCGCCTGGGTGGACTACTCCTCAGCCCACCGTGACGAGATGGATCGGCTCCTGGACGCCTTCCGCGACAGGGGGACGGTGGATGAGCTGGGCATCGGCACCGTCCGGGACACCTTCAGCGAATTGCTCTTTCCGGGCACCTCCACGCTGCACACGCGTGCCCGATATCTGCTCTTCGTCCCCTGGGTCGTCACGTCCATCACGAGTCGCCGGCTCCCCGCGGACCGGGCGGGGCGTGAGATGCGCCAGCAGGAGGTCCGACTCATCGAGTCGCTGCGCGCCGGAGATCTTGACGGAGGCGTCATCGGTCGAGACGCGCGCGCCAACCTCGCGCGCATGCCGAGCGTTGTCTACTGGGGCGCGCTGGCTGCCTACGACATCAAGCGCTGCGGGCACACGATCGAGCAGCACCTGCGCTACGCAGGCGAGCGACCACTGGCTTCAGTCGACGAGGACGACGACCCCCAGCACGTGCGCCACGTCGACCCATGTTTCCGTCAGGTCCCGGTTCCCCCTGACAACTGGCTCAAGACCACCGACTTCACACTCAACCGTCACGAGGCTGAGTTTCTCCGCGATCGCATCAACGACACCTGCCGCAACCGCTACCTCGGGTGGCTGGTCCAGCATGGGATCACCGGCGACCCCGGCATCCCCTGGGACGACACCCTCGTGGTGGGCCTGCCTCCCGAGCTTCTCCGCGGCTTGGCCCACGCGCACAGGTTCAGTGTGCTCCACGAGGGCGGGCCGATCCTCTACAACCTGCTGCTGGCGCGGGACAAGAGTTGGGCGGACGGGGTGGATAGATACACCGAGCTCTTCCTCGCGTGGGCTAGCTACGAGGAGACGCGTCAGGCGGCGGGGACCTGGGACGGTGAGGACTTCTGGCGGTGCCTGTCCCAGGCCAGATGGCGGCTCAACACCTCCACTCGCGCCTATGTCGACACCTGGGTCGGACTCGTCCGTGAGGGACGGGATCTGACCAGCGATCCCGCAGCCGAGAAACTCATCCGCGACCGTGAGCTGCGGCTCAAGGGTCGCCGGTCCCGTTTCGTCAACGCCGACGCGCTCGAGGCATGGGAGGGCGGCAACGGGATGGGGCGGATGCTCTATCGCTGGTCCGAGACCAAGCAGCTCGTGCGCGACATCCACCAGGGGCTGGAGCGGGCCGATGCTTGA